The following coding sequences are from one Musa acuminata AAA Group cultivar baxijiao chromosome BXJ1-6, Cavendish_Baxijiao_AAA, whole genome shotgun sequence window:
- the LOC135676461 gene encoding U-box domain-containing protein 27-like: MGRKEERPGHALEVKIPSLFRCPISLDVMRSPVSLCTGVTYDRASIQRWLESGNTTCPATMLPLPSTDLVPNLTLQRLIHLWSSSAAPAPLVPRRLARDLLHELSSASIAAGDDDPVPPLLKLAEFFSANDVEPIEKNDLVGVGGCTSVLASILVRKDSMLESSVAVARVFALILTSDFIDGCNKKIAIADLVSDIDRSVSALIRVLRDGDSLESQIDAASVLDAIIAASDSEAKVLIAEKEEVVRELIRLIGPSDEEGSTMDRRAVEAGLGCLAGISAAKRARPRMVRAGVVPALARVLRADPAVAPPATARRALRVMEAAAGCAEGRAAICEDGADAATAVVGRMVKVGREGGEAAVAVLWSVCHAFRDRRAVETVAATEGGATKLLLLMQTGCSPAAREMAADLLKIFRVSSNCFLAGYDTNTIHITPF; this comes from the coding sequence ATGGGGAGGAAGGAAGAGCGACCGGGGCACGCGTTGGAGGTGAAGATACCGAGCCTGTTCCGGTGCCCCATCTCGCTGGACGTGATGCGGTCACCGGTGAGCCTGTGCACGGGCGTAACCTACGACCGCGCCTCCATCCAACGGTGGCTTGAATCTGGGAACACCACGTGTCCGGCCACGATGCTCCCACTCCCCTCCACCGACCTCGTCCCCAACCTCACCCTCCAGCGCCTCATCCACCTCTGGTCCTCCTCCGCCGCCCCTGCCCCTCTCGTCCCCCGCCGCCTCGCCAGGGACCTCCTACACGAGCTCTCTTCCGCCTCTATCGCCGCTGGCGACGATGATCCCGTGCCCCCGCTCCTCAAGCTCGCCGAGTTTTTCTCCGCCAACGATGTCGAACCGATCGAGAAGAACGACCTCGTCGGTGTCGGCGGATGCACTTCCGTTCTCGCTTCCATTCTTGTGCGGAAGGACTCTATGTTGGAGAGCTCGGTGGCGGTGGCAAGGGTCTTCGCCTTGATCCTGACCTCCGATTTCATCGACGGCTGCAATAAGAAGATCGCGATCGCCGACCTCGTCTCCGATATCGACCGATCGGTTTCGGCTTTGATTCGAGTATTGAGGGATGGCGACAGCTTGGAGTCGCAGATCGATGCGGCGAGTGTTCTCGATGCGATCATTGCCGCGTCTGATTCTGAGGCCAAGGTCTTGATCGCCGAGAAGGAGGAGGTCGTCAGAGAGCTGATCCGGCTGATCGGTCCGTCCGACGAGGAGGGATCGACTATGGACCGCCGGGCGGTCGAGGCGGGGCTGGGGTGCCTGGCCGGGATCTCGGCTGCGAAGCGGGCCCGGCCGCGGATGGTCCGCGCGGGGGTGGTGCCAGCGCTGGCGCGCGTGTTGAGGGCGGATCCAGCGGTGGCTCCGCCGGCGACGGCGAGGCGAGCGCTGCGGGTTATGGAAGCAGCCGCCGGGTGCGCGGAGGGCCGAGCGGCGATCTGCGAGGACGGGGCAGATGCGGCGACGGCGGTGGTGGGGAGGATGGTGAAAGTCGGGAGGGAGGGTGGGGAGGCAGCGGTGGCTGTGCTTTGGAGCGTGTGCCACGCGTTCCGTGACAGGCGGGCGGTGGAAACGGTGGCGGCGACGGAGGGAGGGGCGACGAAGCTGCTGCTTCTGATGCAGACCGGGTGCTCTCCGGCGGCGAGAGAAATGGCGGCAGACTTGCTCAAAATCTTCCGTGTCAGCTCCAACTGCTTCCTCGCGGGGTACGATACCAATACCATCCATATCACGCCCTTctga